From the genome of Nakamurella flavida, one region includes:
- a CDS encoding dihydrolipoyl dehydrogenase family protein, protein MSNATPAGAADTQDTWDVIVIGGGPPGEIAAQYAIQGSDRTAVIVEQELVGGECSYWACMPSKALLRPVEVLATARHLPGVQSLVGDHSLDAGATLARRDSFAEHDDTSQVKWANGIGIDVVRGRGRLAGVRTVAVTASDGSVRTLTARLAVVLATGTTATVPDLPGLRDALPWTSRDATNVHQVPRRMAVIGGGVVACEATTWLRALGVDELTVIGSAPTLLGKNEPFAGELVLEAFRKSGVTVHLGARVDAVSRRDPQDTGEGNIHGGEIEVSFGGRSIVVDELLVAAGRTPGSRDLGLDTVGVDTSDSHGFVTVDDHLSVVGVGGDWLYGVGDLTGRALLTHMGKYQARIAGAVIAARAAGKPVDGPRTTDRADHGQVPQVTFTHPQVASVGPTEQAARDAGIDVETVEYDIASVAGAALLEDGYTGRAKLVIDRATDTLVGATFVGTDIAELLHSATVAVVGKVSMEDLWHAVPSYPTVSEVWLRLLESRG, encoded by the coding sequence ATGAGCAACGCCACCCCGGCCGGAGCAGCCGACACGCAGGACACCTGGGACGTCATCGTCATCGGCGGTGGTCCGCCCGGGGAGATCGCCGCCCAGTACGCGATCCAGGGCAGTGACCGCACGGCGGTCATCGTCGAGCAGGAACTGGTCGGCGGGGAGTGTTCGTACTGGGCGTGCATGCCCAGCAAGGCCCTGTTGCGCCCGGTCGAGGTGCTGGCCACGGCCCGGCACCTGCCCGGGGTGCAGAGCCTGGTCGGCGACCACTCCCTGGACGCCGGGGCCACCCTGGCCCGTCGGGATTCCTTCGCGGAGCACGACGACACCTCCCAGGTGAAGTGGGCCAACGGCATCGGCATCGACGTCGTGCGCGGGCGCGGCCGGCTGGCCGGGGTCCGCACGGTCGCGGTGACGGCGTCCGACGGCTCCGTCCGCACGCTGACGGCTCGTCTCGCCGTGGTGCTGGCCACCGGAACCACGGCCACCGTGCCCGACCTGCCGGGTCTGCGCGACGCCCTGCCGTGGACCTCGCGGGACGCGACGAACGTCCACCAGGTGCCGCGGCGGATGGCCGTCATCGGCGGCGGGGTGGTGGCCTGCGAGGCGACGACGTGGTTGCGCGCCCTGGGCGTGGACGAGCTGACCGTCATCGGCAGCGCCCCGACGCTGCTGGGGAAGAACGAGCCGTTCGCCGGCGAGCTGGTGCTCGAGGCGTTCCGGAAGTCCGGCGTGACCGTGCATCTGGGCGCCCGGGTGGACGCGGTCTCCCGCCGCGATCCGCAGGACACCGGCGAGGGGAACATCCACGGCGGGGAGATCGAGGTCTCCTTCGGCGGGCGGAGCATCGTCGTGGACGAGCTCCTCGTCGCGGCCGGGCGGACCCCGGGAAGCCGTGACCTGGGCCTGGACACCGTCGGGGTGGACACGTCCGACAGCCACGGTTTCGTCACCGTCGACGACCACCTGAGCGTGGTCGGGGTGGGCGGCGATTGGCTCTACGGCGTCGGTGATCTCACCGGGCGCGCGCTGCTGACCCACATGGGCAAGTACCAGGCCCGGATCGCCGGGGCGGTGATCGCCGCCCGGGCCGCCGGCAAGCCGGTGGACGGGCCGCGGACCACCGACCGCGCCGATCACGGACAGGTGCCGCAGGTGACCTTCACCCACCCGCAGGTGGCCTCGGTCGGCCCGACCGAGCAGGCCGCGCGGGACGCCGGGATCGACGTAGAGACCGTCGAGTACGACATCGCCTCCGTGGCCGGCGCCGCGCTCCTGGAGGACGGGTACACCGGCCGGGCGAAGCTCGTCATCGACCGGGCCACCGACACCCTGGTCGGCGCGACGTTCGTCGGCACGGACATCGCCGAGCTGCTGCACTCCGCGACGGTGGCCGTGGTCGGCAAGGTGAGCATGGAGGACCTGTGGCACGCGGTGCCGTCCTACCCGACGGTCAGCGAGGTCTGGCTCCGCCTGCTGGAGTCGCGCGGCTGA